A single region of the Pan troglodytes isolate AG18354 chromosome 18, NHGRI_mPanTro3-v2.0_pri, whole genome shotgun sequence genome encodes:
- the LOC112207891 gene encoding LOW QUALITY PROTEIN: polycystin-1-like (The sequence of the model RefSeq protein was modified relative to this genomic sequence to represent the inferred CDS: inserted 1 base in 1 codon), which produces MAFQTRAGAQIPIERLASERAITMKVPNNSDWAARGHRSSANSVVVQPQASVGAVVTLDSSNSAAVLHLQLNYTLLDGRYLSEESEPYLAVYLHSEPRPNEHNCSASRRIRPESLQGADHRPYTFFISPGSRDPVGSYHLNLSSHFRWSALEVSVGLYASLCQYFSEEDMVWRTEGLLPLEETSPRQAVCLTRHLTAFGASLFVPPSHVCFVFPEPTADVNYIVMLTCAVCLVTYMVMAAILHKLDQLDASRGRAIPFCRQRGRFKYEILVKTGWGRGSGTTAHVGIMLYGVDSRSSHWHLDGDRAFHRNSLDIFRIAXPHSLGSVWKIQVWHNNKGLSPAWFLQHIIVRDLQTAHSTFFLVNDWLSVETEANGGLVEKEMLAASDAALLRFRRLLVAELQRGFFDKHIWLSIWDRLPRSCFTRIQRATCCVLLICLFLGANAVWYGAVGDSAYSTGRVSRLSPLSVDTVAVGLVSSVVVYPVYLAILFLFWMSRSKVGWGWGPGSSGNGAWALAPCPGPPLSSAAARGKGVHQRLLGKGQHT; this is translated from the exons ATGGCGTTCCAGACACGGGCCGGCGCCCAGATCCCCATCGAGCGGCTGGCCTCAGAGCGCGCCATCACCATGAAGGTGCCCAACAACTCGGACTGGGCTGCCCGGGGCCACCGCAGCTCTGCCAACTCCGTTGTGGTCCAGCCCCAGGCCTCCGTCGGTGCTGTGGTCACCCTGGACAGCAGCAACTCTGCGGCCGTGCTGCATCTGCAGCTCAACTATACGCTGCTGGACG GCCGCTACCTGTCTGAGGAATCCGAGCCCTACCTGGCAGTCTATCTGCACTCGGAGCCCCGGCCCAATGAGCACAACTGCTCGGCTAGCAGGAGGATCCGCCCAGAGTCACTCCAGGGTGCCGACCACCGGCCCTACACCTTCTTCATTTCCCCGGG GAGCAGAGACCCAGTGGGGAGTTACCATCTGAACCTCTCCAGCCACTTCCGCTGGTCGGCGCTGGAGGTGTCCGTGGGCCTGTACGCGTCCCTGTGCCAGTACTTCAGCGAGGAGGACATGGTGTGGCGGACAGAGGGGCTGCTGCCCCTGGAGGAGACCTCGCCCCGCCAGGCCGTCTGCCTCACCCGCCACCTCACCGCCTTCGGCGCCAGCCTCTTCGTGCCCCCAAGCCATGTCTGCTTTGTCTTTCCT gagCCGACAGCGGATGTAAACTACATCGTCATGCTGACATGTGCTGTGTGCCTGGTGACCTACATGGTCATGGCCGCCATCCTGCACAAGCTGGACCAGTTGGATGCCAGCCGGGGCCGCGCCATCCCCTTCTGTAGGCAGCGGGGCCGCTTCAAGTACGAGATCCTCGTCAAGACAGGCTGGGGCCGGGGCTCAG GTACCACGGCCCACGTGGGCATCATGCTGTATGGGGTGGACAGCCGGAGCAGCCACTGGCACCTGGACGGCGACAGAGCCTTCCACCGCAACAGCCTGGACATCTTCCGGATCG ACCCGCACAGCCTGGGTAGCGTGTGGAAGATCCAAGTGTGGCACAACAACAAAG GGCTCAGCCCTGCCTGGTTCCTGCAGCACATCATCGTCAGGGACCTGCAGACGGCACACAGCACCTTCTTCCTGGTCAATGACTGGCTTTCGGTGGAGACGGAGGCCAACGGGGGCCTGGTGGAGAAGGAGATGCTGGCTGCGA GCGACGCAGCCCTGTTGCGCTTCCGGCGCCTGCTGGTGGCTGAGCTGCAGCGCGGCTTCTTTGACAAGCACATCTGGCTCTCCATATGGGACCGGCTGCCTCGTAGCTGTTTCACTCGCATCCAGAGGGCCACCTGCTGCGTTCTTCTCATCTGCCTCTTCCTGGGCGCCAACGCCGTGTGGTACGGGGCTGTTGGTGACTCTGCCTACAG CACGGGGCGTGTGTCCAGGCTGAGCCCGCTGAGCGTCGACACAGTCGCTGTTGGCCTGGTGTCCAGCGTGGTTGTCTATCCCGTCTACCTGGccatcctctttctcttctggaTGTCCCGGAGCAaggtgggctggggctggggacccGGGAGTAGTGGGAATGGAGCCTGGGCCTTGGCACCATGCCCAGGGCCGCCACTTTCCAGTGctgcagccagagggaaaggCGTCCACCAAAGGCTGCTCGGGAAGGGTCAACACACTTGA